A window from Calliopsis andreniformis isolate RMS-2024a chromosome 5, iyCalAndr_principal, whole genome shotgun sequence encodes these proteins:
- the LOC143178681 gene encoding band 7 protein AGAP004871 isoform X1 produces the protein MSIPMATLSNGNGSTIQINTRPDDIQNRIIGADDSAQKETGACRNILVILSWVLVVLTMPFSLFVCFKVVQEYERAVIFRLGRLLSGGAKGPGIFFILPCIDNYARVDLRTRTYDVPPQEVLTKDSVTVSVDAVVYYRVNNATISIANVENAHHSTRLLAQTTLRNTMGTRPLHEILSERETISGNMQVSLDEATDTWGIKVERVEIKDVRLPVQLQRAMAAEAEAAREARAKVIAAEGEQKASRALREASEVIGDSPAALQLRYLQTLNTISAEKNSTIVFPLPIDMFTYFMKASVPQNS, from the exons ATGTCCATTCCTATGGCAACTTTAAGCAATGGAAATGGATCAACGATACAGATTAACACGCGGCCAGATGATATACAAAATCGCATCATCGGCG CGGATGATAGTGCACAAAAAGAAACCGGCGCCTGCAGAAATATTTTAGTGATATTGTCTTGGGTTCTCGTGGTCCTAACTATGCCGTTTTCCCTCTTCGTCTGCTTTAAG GTGGTACAAGAATATGAAAGAGCAGTAATATTTCGTTTGGGACGTCTGCTTTCTGGAGGCGCTAAAGGACCTG GTATCTTTTTCATTCTACCTTGCATAGACAACTACGCGCGTGTCGACTTGCGAACGCGAACGTACGATGTTCCTCCGCAAGAG GTGCTGACGAAAGACAGCGTGACGGTGTCCGTCGACGCGGTGGTCTACTATCGCGTTAACAATGCGACCATCTCGATTGCGAATGTCGAGAATGCCCACCACAGTACCAGACTGTTGGCTCAAACCACGCTTCGGAACACTATGGGAACTAGACCGCTGCACGAGATTCTCAGCGAGCGTGAAACTATCTCTGGTAACATGCAG GTGTCCTTGGATGAAGCTACCGATACATGGGGGATCAAGGTTGAGAGAGTGGAGAT CAAAGACGTGAGGCTACCAGTACAATTACAAAGAGCTATGGCCGCGGAAGCTGAAGCAGCTCGTGAAGCTCGAGCAAAG GTAATTGCAGCAGAAGGTGAACAGAAGGCCAGTCGTGCACTGAGGGAGGCCTCGGAGGTAATAGGAGATTCCCCTGCGGCATTGCAACTTCGCTACTTGCAG ACTCTGAATACCATATCGGCCGAGAAAAACTCAACGATTGTGTTCCCATTACCAATCGACATGTTCACTTACTTTATGAAAGCGTCTGTTCCACAGAATTCGTAA
- the LOC143178681 gene encoding band 7 protein AGAP004871 isoform X2, which yields MLNADDSAQKETGACRNILVILSWVLVVLTMPFSLFVCFKVVQEYERAVIFRLGRLLSGGAKGPGIFFILPCIDNYARVDLRTRTYDVPPQEVLTKDSVTVSVDAVVYYRVNNATISIANVENAHHSTRLLAQTTLRNTMGTRPLHEILSERETISGNMQVSLDEATDTWGIKVERVEIKDVRLPVQLQRAMAAEAEAAREARAKVIAAEGEQKASRALREASEVIGDSPAALQLRYLQTLNTISAEKNSTIVFPLPIDMFTYFMKASVPQNS from the exons ATGTTAAACG CGGATGATAGTGCACAAAAAGAAACCGGCGCCTGCAGAAATATTTTAGTGATATTGTCTTGGGTTCTCGTGGTCCTAACTATGCCGTTTTCCCTCTTCGTCTGCTTTAAG GTGGTACAAGAATATGAAAGAGCAGTAATATTTCGTTTGGGACGTCTGCTTTCTGGAGGCGCTAAAGGACCTG GTATCTTTTTCATTCTACCTTGCATAGACAACTACGCGCGTGTCGACTTGCGAACGCGAACGTACGATGTTCCTCCGCAAGAG GTGCTGACGAAAGACAGCGTGACGGTGTCCGTCGACGCGGTGGTCTACTATCGCGTTAACAATGCGACCATCTCGATTGCGAATGTCGAGAATGCCCACCACAGTACCAGACTGTTGGCTCAAACCACGCTTCGGAACACTATGGGAACTAGACCGCTGCACGAGATTCTCAGCGAGCGTGAAACTATCTCTGGTAACATGCAG GTGTCCTTGGATGAAGCTACCGATACATGGGGGATCAAGGTTGAGAGAGTGGAGAT CAAAGACGTGAGGCTACCAGTACAATTACAAAGAGCTATGGCCGCGGAAGCTGAAGCAGCTCGTGAAGCTCGAGCAAAG GTAATTGCAGCAGAAGGTGAACAGAAGGCCAGTCGTGCACTGAGGGAGGCCTCGGAGGTAATAGGAGATTCCCCTGCGGCATTGCAACTTCGCTACTTGCAG ACTCTGAATACCATATCGGCCGAGAAAAACTCAACGATTGTGTTCCCATTACCAATCGACATGTTCACTTACTTTATGAAAGCGTCTGTTCCACAGAATTCGTAA
- the LOC143179595 gene encoding lipopolysaccharide-induced tumor necrosis factor-alpha factor homolog: protein MLMHANISDTFASDTLKILFLAFKITFYFTNPNGFFSPRPTTAVCPRCTMTVVTSIEVRQSIITHVAAVVLFLCGCWPCCMAPYCMNSCKNVDHFCPICRSHLGTYSPW from the exons ATGCTAATGCACgccaaca TTTCCGACACCTTTGCCTCAGATACACTGAAAATACTATTCCTTGCTTTCAAGATCACCTTTTATTTTA CAAACCCGAATGGATTCTTTTCTCCGAGACCTACGACCGCAGTATGCCCACGATGCACCATGACTGTTGTAACATCTATAGAAGTTCGACAATCTATAATTACCCACGTGGCAGCAGTTGTGCTCTTTTTATGCGG CTGCTGGCCTTGTTGCATGGCACCATATTGCATGAACTCGTGCAAGAACGTTGACCATTTTTGTCCTATATGTCGTTCACACCTTGGAACATACAGCCCATGGTGA
- the LOC143179522 gene encoding uncharacterized protein LOC143179522 isoform X2 has protein sequence MYSREGTSEGSNHSSREVDDSEELNEDKPTSLENSANQFSVLSKAQDDLAGLKKFATIATQTPLTFISLTLTQSSLDKQFIDATTSPTVFPQESNHEANESRENAKPFPCSSVRNQVSIILSREAAEQATPLRPSVMHSISGTPRDTLQISTSLSSDKSETRNEILTVTTDYGTASPETRSILVDAIDRNSDRGLHLSVRNAYEPPPALDLALPRVELVTDNRPRCNVNHRRWSLTNCLRCISSVQDEVFNFVQHYCISRGIANYKISNSRDSQICLLT, from the exons ATGTATTCGCGCGAAGGGACGTCAGAGGGATCTAACCATTCTTCACGGGAAGTAGATGATTCAGAGGAATTGAATGAAGATAAACCTACTTCCTTAG AAAATTCAGCAAATCAGTTTTCAGTGTTGTCAAAAGCTCAAGATGATTTAGCAGGATTAAAAAAGTTTGCGACGATTGCGACACAGACCCCTCTCACGTTCATTAGCCTTACTCTGACGCAATCGTCGTTAGATAAGCAATTTATCGACGCAACGACATCACCGACGGTTTTCCCTCAAGAGTCGAATCACGAAGCGAATGAATCCCGCGAAAATGCAAAACCCTTTCCATGCTCGTCTGTTCGAAATCAG GTATCAATCATCCTTAGTCGAGAAGCCGCAGAGCAAGCAACACCATTACGCCCGTCGGTAATGCATTCGATATCAGGAACCCCACGAGATACTTTGCAAATATCTACTTCGTTATCATCTGACAAATCCGAGACAAGAAACGAGATTTTAACAGTGACTACCGATTACGGGACTGCATCACCAGAAACACGTAGCATATTGGTAGATGCGATCGACAGAAACA GTGACAGGGGTTTGCATTTATCCGTGAGAAATGCATATGAACCACCGCCTGCTTTAGATCTGGCATTACCTAGGGTGGAACTAGTTACAGATAACCGACCCAGGTGCAACGTGAATCATCGAAGATGGAGTTTAACTAATTGTTTACGGTGTATTTCATCCGTTCAAGACGAAGTATTCAATTTCGTACAACATTATTGTATTTCACGTGGTATTGCGAATTATAAGATAAGTAATTCGCGTGATAGCCAGATATGCCTCCTTACATGA
- the LOC143179522 gene encoding uncharacterized protein LOC143179522 isoform X1 gives MYSREGTSEGSNHSSREVDDSEELNEDKPTSLGISLTSSKIIKLPNQPFHHPTHFSENSANQFSVLSKAQDDLAGLKKFATIATQTPLTFISLTLTQSSLDKQFIDATTSPTVFPQESNHEANESRENAKPFPCSSVRNQVSIILSREAAEQATPLRPSVMHSISGTPRDTLQISTSLSSDKSETRNEILTVTTDYGTASPETRSILVDAIDRNSDRGLHLSVRNAYEPPPALDLALPRVELVTDNRPRCNVNHRRWSLTNCLRCISSVQDEVFNFVQHYCISRGIANYKISNSRDSQICLLT, from the exons ATGTATTCGCGCGAAGGGACGTCAGAGGGATCTAACCATTCTTCACGGGAAGTAGATGATTCAGAGGAATTGAATGAAGATAAACCTACTTCCTTAGGTATATCATTGACTAGCTCTAAAATAATAAAGCTACCGAATCAGCCATTTCACCATCCTACACATTTTTCAGAAAATTCAGCAAATCAGTTTTCAGTGTTGTCAAAAGCTCAAGATGATTTAGCAGGATTAAAAAAGTTTGCGACGATTGCGACACAGACCCCTCTCACGTTCATTAGCCTTACTCTGACGCAATCGTCGTTAGATAAGCAATTTATCGACGCAACGACATCACCGACGGTTTTCCCTCAAGAGTCGAATCACGAAGCGAATGAATCCCGCGAAAATGCAAAACCCTTTCCATGCTCGTCTGTTCGAAATCAG GTATCAATCATCCTTAGTCGAGAAGCCGCAGAGCAAGCAACACCATTACGCCCGTCGGTAATGCATTCGATATCAGGAACCCCACGAGATACTTTGCAAATATCTACTTCGTTATCATCTGACAAATCCGAGACAAGAAACGAGATTTTAACAGTGACTACCGATTACGGGACTGCATCACCAGAAACACGTAGCATATTGGTAGATGCGATCGACAGAAACA GTGACAGGGGTTTGCATTTATCCGTGAGAAATGCATATGAACCACCGCCTGCTTTAGATCTGGCATTACCTAGGGTGGAACTAGTTACAGATAACCGACCCAGGTGCAACGTGAATCATCGAAGATGGAGTTTAACTAATTGTTTACGGTGTATTTCATCCGTTCAAGACGAAGTATTCAATTTCGTACAACATTATTGTATTTCACGTGGTATTGCGAATTATAAGATAAGTAATTCGCGTGATAGCCAGATATGCCTCCTTACATGA
- the Wcd gene encoding U3 small nucleolar RNA-associated protein 18 homolog wicked — MISTKQAVAKRNNVKRKNHVSKPVIKSKKRMPTKTLYNQKFNAPLKKKRKSEYDPKEEARLERIVFGDPSDIINNLSDDEDFVESNEKESINIDDNDISVNDDISNDVNAQTEGDVHTKNKKRPAWVDEDDAQCSVQSAAKLQNRNLSDDVPEKLYKDYLQNKYKQLIGTPKWAELKKTDKNSDDLDDEILKHSCHLEKPKVKNLPKNIIDIKALTPINKQTHIEGPVISSVEFHPSATVALVAGTSGILSLFQVDGIENAKLCTMEYKKFPISSAKFFKDGTEVLIGSQYYPHCHSYNLMTGKTYRIPLPHGMTNLKKYEVSPDGKLLAVCGRLGEIFLLSSSSKELVGTLKMNARCRALSFTQDGKTLITHGDSSEMYIWDINSRMCIHRAVDDGCLSCASIAMSPSGQFLATGSNEGVVNLYETKTVLQNANPTPLKILYNLVTSITSLKFNSYSEILGIASHKKHNAFKMMHLPSFTVFSNFPTFQTNISMPEAIDFSPGSGYLSVSNRSGSAFLYRLKHYGNY, encoded by the exons ATGATTTCT ACAAAACAGGCAGTTGCGAAGAGAAATAACGTGAAACGTAAGAATCATGTGTCCAAGCCTGTCATTAAATCAAAGAAACGTATGCCTACGAAAACATTGTACAATCAAAAGTTTAATGCACCTTTAAAAAAGAAACGTAAAAGTGAATATGATCCAAAGGAAGAAGCGAG GTTAGAAAGAATTGTGTTTGGAGATCCAAGTGATATCATAAACAATTTATCAGACGACGAAGATTTCGTTGAATCGAATGAAAAGGAAAGTATTAATATAGATGACAATGATATTTCTGTAAATGATGATATAAGTAATGATGTGAATGCACAAACTGAAGGTGATGTtcatacaaaaaataaaaagagaCCAGCATGGGTAGATGAAGATGATGCTCAGTGTTC agTACAAAGTGCTGCAAAGTTACAAAATCGTAATTTGTCTGATGATGTGCCAGAAAAATTATACAAAGATTAcctacaaaacaaatataaaCAGTTAATTGGCACTCCAAAATGGGCTGAACTTAAGAAAACTGATAAAAATTCTGATGACTTGGATGATGAAATATTGAAG CATAGTTGTCATTTAGAGAAACCCAAAGTGAAAAATTTGCCAAAAAACATTATTGACATAAAAGCATTAACTCCAATTAATAAGCAAACGCATATTGAAGGACCAGTAATATCAAGTGTTGAATTTCACCCATCTGCTACTGTAGCTCTAGTTGCTGGTACATCAGGAATTTTGTCTCTTTTTCAAGTAG ATGGCATTGAAAATGCTAAACTGTGTACAATGGAATATAAAAAGTTTCCTATTAGCTCTGCAAAATTTTTTAAGGATGGTACAGAAGTTTTAATTGGCTCACAATATTATCCACATTGTCATTCTTACAATTTAATGACTGGAAAAACATATAGAATACCATTACCACATGGTATGACTAATCTGAAG AAATATGAAGTGTCACCTGATGGTAAATTATTAGCTGTTTGTGGTCGATTGGGAGAAATTTTCTTATTATCCAGTTCATCTAAAGAACTTGTTGGTACTCTGAAAATGAATGCAAGGTGTAGGGCACTGTCATTTACTCAAGATGGTAAAACTCTCATTACACATGGTG ATAGCAGTGAAATGTACATATGGGATATTAATAGTCGCATGTGTATCCACCGAGCTGTAGATGATGGATGTCTGTCCTGTGCCAGTATAGCAATGTCCCCAAGTGGTCAATTTTTAGCAACAGGTAGTAATGAAGGTGTGGTTAACTTGTATGAGACAAAGACAGTGTTACAGAATGCAAATCCTACTCCCTTAAAAATTCTTTACAATCTTGTAACGTCTATCACATCTCTAAAGTTTAATTCATATTCTGAAATATTGGGGATAGCTTCACACAAAAAACATAATGCATTTAAAATGATGCATTTGCCATCGTTTACAGTCTTTTCCAATTTTCCTACGTTTCAAACAAATATATCAATGCCAGAGGCCATTGACTTTTCTCCAGGTAGTGGTTATTTATCAGTTTCTAACAGATCAGGTAGTGCTTTTTTGTACAGATTGAAGCATTATGGAAATTATTAG
- the Deaf1 gene encoding deformed epidermal autoregulatory factor 1, translating to MEESQTSESVAVLPDMSEPLTSETEEASALTTEHEAHPVAVTASVTSVPGVPGVPGVGVPVSLPVGSIIGVANSTNGTTFNVITSDQLQLPGSGQFKQMLCVDNGFICEPRHDKDTDPLRWNGELKATHIVIQNSTEEHESEQIHVSTANTQQICSWSESANLAVLPVRCKNTNAELHKSRFGSGARGRCIKLGQDWYTPSEFEALCGRASSKDWKRSIRFGGRSLQTLIDEQILKPHATSCTCAACCDDDSATGPVRLFTPYKRRKRARDTSDGDAPSRKLKSDNSRDGSNNDESDGEVVVPDKEVWSQFVSTDGLVVQQPQDQDGVVQNVHQTENGQSDDVFKKLDEMSNKMLKLAHEFKRTLEEAKEVNRQQRREQALVAQLGARGDVIETVGLQPASDTHNKKCANCNREAFAECSLCRRTPYCSTFCQRKDWAGHQVECVRGAAETVMLIVESSSGDTSALATTAGDQ from the exons ATGGAGGAGAGTCAAACATCGGAAAGTGTCGCCGTGCTACCGGACATGTCCGAACCGTTGACGAGCGAGACCGAGGAGGCGTCTGCCCTAACGACCGAGCACGAGGCGCATCCCGTCGCCGTGACGGCGAGCGTCACTTCGGTACCGGGTGTTCCTGGCGTTCCAGGAGTCGGTGTACCGGTTTCTTTGCCTGTTGGTTCTATCATCGGTGTAGCGAACTCGACCAATGGGACGACCTTCAACGTCATCACCTCGGACCAGCTCCAG TTACCTGGTTCGGGGCAGTTTAAACAGATGCTATGCGTCGATAATGGTTTTATTTGTGAACCACGTCACGATAAGGACACAGACCCTCTACGCTGGAATGGTGAATTAAAAGCAACACACATAGTAATACAGAATAGTACAGAGGAGCACGAGTCGGAACAAATACATGTTTCTACAGCAAATACCCAACAGATATGTAGCTGGTCAGAATCTGCTAATTTAGCTGTATTACCAGTTAGATGCAAAAATACAAATGCAGAACTGCATAAAAGTAGATTTGGTTCTGGAGCTAGAGGAAGATGCATTAAACTTGGACAAGACTGGTACACACCCAGTGAATTTGAAGCACTTTGTGGACGAGCATCAAGTAAAGACTGGAAAcgtagtattcgatttggtggtaggAGTCTACAGACACTGATCGATGAGCAGATTTTAAAGCCACATGCTACTTCTTGTACTTGTGCAGCTTGCTGTGATGATGACAGTGCA acGGGTCCAGTCCGATTGTTTACGCCATATAAGCGTAGGAAAAGAGCAAGAGATACGTCCGATGGAGATGCACCATCGCGTAAACTTAAAAGTGATAATTCTCGCGATGGTAGTAATAATGATGAAAGCGATGGTGAAGTCGTTGTACCTGACAAAGAAGTATGGTCACAGTTCGTTTCAACAGATGGTTTGGTTGTTCAACAACCACAGGATCAAGATGGAGTTGTTCAAAATGTACATCAAACGGAAAATGGACAAAGCGACGATGTATTCAAAAAGCTTGATGAGATGTCTAATAAAATGTTGAAATTAGCTCATGAATTTAAGCGTACATTAGAGGAAGCTAAGGAAGTAAATAGACAACAGAGAAGGGAGCAAGCATTAGTAGCACAATTAGGAGCTAGGGGAGATGTAATTGAGACTGTTGGGCTGCAACCAGCATCAGATACTCATAATAAAAAG TGTGCCAACTGTAATAGAGAAGCATTTGCAGAGTGTTCTTTATGTAGAAGGACACCATATTGTTCTACATTTTGTCAACGTAAAGATTGGGCAGGTCATCAAGTAGAATGTGTAAGGGGTGCTGCTGAAACTGTAATGCTTATAGTAGAAAGTAGTAGTGGAGATACCAGTGCTCTTGCAACAACAGCTGGGGACCAATAG
- the LOC143179524 gene encoding uncharacterized protein LOC143179524, translating into MINNQHCVILNSGETNNYHQPVSAKPSVVSVSSIDSDVSDRRDVREELYAGIFRRHRKTILVLGSFLKMLRRYLDRLHALNRVYALIALRFEIIMQQKFW; encoded by the exons ATGATAAACAATCAACATTGTGTTATTCTTAATTCTGGAGAGACCAATAATTATCACCAGCCGGTCTCTGCCAAACCTTCAGTTGTTTCTGTATCAAGTATTGATTCTGATGTGAGTGACAGAAGAGATGTACGTGAAGAACTTTATGCTGGAATTTTCAGAAGGCATAGGAAGACTATACTTGTACTAGGCAGTTTTCTCAAAATGTTAAGG AGATACTTGGACAGATTGCATGCTCTGAACCGAGTATATGCCTTAATTGCTTTACGATTCGAGATTATCATGCAACAAAAGTTTTGGTGA
- the LOC143179594 gene encoding uncharacterized protein LOC143179594, whose protein sequence is MLIKKNYVKIICESTIVISIQRMNTMVWCVVNVPEWSDWSIKSFNFPSVHRVNRSPQVYYPLSLSFFASRNLTFMGAVSCVQRSEIYKSFAFLSTMHIHFPLLLLYFSVMRANVDAWDSFRRFTHFWQPNINRSNESLTRNSLRSNLPSTNFQSGTLNNVGREKRLFPLFTLVKFDNNICVGLNGENGTCVPATECSQRGGVSSGVCANGYGVCCIVTVSCGETTANNNTYFVNPNYPSTFDGTESCQLTLIKSHPDVCQFRLDFVQFNIRGPETTNHQCIYDQFIISGGNPAPTICGNNVGNHIYIDAGLGQTNPVTLTFVTSGSSFPRSWKVRVSQIRCNTVYRAEEGCLQYFTGISGQIKSFNYDPTTGLQLSNQDYSICVRMERNFCGIQYTACPVDGKNEICQSIVPTGGTPVVQMMRNSAFTLTGNTQGTHIASVTGAACQSDWLTIPCASNLGRLPTAMMTCIDRICGGTFNAETQSLNSSSVVSTVKPFRLIFHTDSIEAPNDVGNRGFCLNYVQQPCTTKLR, encoded by the exons ATGCTCATTAAGAAAAATT ATGTTAAAATAAT ttGTGAAAGTACAATTGTTATCTCGATACAAAGGATGAACACAATGGTCTGGTGCGTCGTAAATGTTCCAGAATGGTCAGATTGGTCCATAAAATCTTTTAACTTTCCCTCCGTTC ACCGTGTAAATAGAAGTCCTCAGGTATATTATCCTTTGAGCCTTTCGTTTTTCGCCAGTCGTAATTTGACATTTATGGGAGCAGTGTCCTGTGTCCAAC GCAGTGAAATTTATAAATCATTCGCGTTTCTTTCAACCATGCACATCCATTTTCCTTTGCTCTTATTATATTTCTCTGTAATGCGTGCAAACGTTGATGCGTGGGACAGTTTCAGAAGATTCACACATTTTTGGCAACCAAATATTAATCGATCAAATGAATCGTTAACACGGAATTCATTGAGAAGTAATTTACCATCGACCAATTTTCAAAGTGGGACACTGAACAACGTTGGCAGAGAAAAACGGT TATTTCCTTTGTTCACGTTGGTGAAGTTTGATAATAACATTTGCGTTGGATTAAACGGTGAAAATGGCACTTGCGTGCCAGCAACTGAATGCTCACAGCGTGGAGGTGTATCTAGTGGAGTTTGTGCAAACGGTTATGGAGTTTGTTGCATTG TAACCGTATCTTGCGGAGAGACGACTGCTAATAATAATACCTATTTCGTTAATCCAAATTATCCATCAACTTTTGATGGAACGGAATCTTGTCAACTAACGCTGATTAAATCGCATCCCGATGTTTGTCAGTTTAG ACTTGATTTTGTGCAATTTAATATAAGAGGGCCGGAAACGACCAATCACCAATGCATTTATGATCAATTTATCATTTCTGGAGGTAATCCGGCGCCTACTATCTGCGGGAATAATGTTGGAAACCATA TATACATTGACGCCGGCCTTGGACAAACAAATCCAGTGACGTTAACGTTCGTTACGAGCGGAAGTTCTTTCCCTCGGTCTTGGAAGGTACGAGTTTCCCAAATTCGTTGCAACACCGTGTACAGAGCAGAAGAAGGGTGTTTGCAATATTTCACGGGTATATCAGGCCAAATAAAATCGTTCAATTACGATCCTACTACAGGATTGCAATTGTCCAATCAGGATTACAGTATTTGTGTCAGAATGGAAAGGAATTTTTGCGGTATTCAGTACACGGCATGTCCAGTCGATGGTAAGAATGAAATTT GTCAATCAATTGTACCAACTGGTGGGACTCCTGTGGTGCAAATGATGCGCAATAGTGCGTTTACTTTAACGGGAAATACACAAGGAACACACATTGCGTCAGTGACAGGGGCTGCTTGCCAATCCGACTGGTTAACGATCCCTTGCGCATCAAATTTGGGTAGATTACCAACTGCTATGATGACATGTATCGATCGAATATGCGGTGGTACATTTAACGCAGAGACTCAAAGTTTAAATTCGTCATCTGTTGTTA gtACAGTGAAACCCTTTAGACTAATTTTCCACACGGATAGTATCGAGGCTCCTAACGATGTTGGGAACAGAGGATTCTGTTTAAATTACGTCCAACAACCTTGTACCACAAAGTTGAGGTGA